The genomic window ACCGACAGCACGGCAGGCAGCGCGCATGACATCGACCATTTCAGTCGTGGTGCGTGCGGTGCGTGGATGTGGTGAGAAAATAACTGCATTGCCAGCATTGGCTGAAGATACGCCAGTGACCGGTGGTGTCATTGCAGGGTTGGTCATGGGGATCAGAGAAGCAACGACTCCAGCTGGTTTGGCATATTTAACCAGCCCCTTGGCTTCATCCACCTCGACAATACCTGTTGACGGGGTCCGCAGAACGTCCCGCAAGACCATATGGATCTTGAACCGTTTTGCAGGGCGCCCTTCTCGATCTCCAATCCCGCTTTCATCGACACCCAGTTGTGCCAGACGGGTGAATGTCTCTTCATTGCCTGCATACCAGGCAATTGCCTGACTGAGACGATCGCGTTGTTCCTGGCTATAATTCTCAACTTCAGCCATGGCTGAACGCGCCCGGGCCAATAACTGGTCAACCAGATCACGTTCCTCCGAGGTGATTTCGCGGGCCATCAGATAAATCCTTTCAAGAGATATTGCAGCGGTTAGACATCAGCCGCTGGCAAAAGAGTTTGTTTGGCCGTTTCCAGACAGCGCCGCGCATGGCCTTCATAACCAAGCTTCTGTACACGCGCCAGATTTGGCAATTCGATGGAAAATGTTACCGGGGGCAAGTGCTTCAATATGGCGGAGAAATCGATACGCCCTTCTCCTGGATAGAGCCGTGCACCGCGTGCGATTTCGATCATGCCATTGTTCGAAGTGGGAATTTCCGAAGGCACGTCAGCAATATGCAGAAAGTGGAACCAATCCTTTGGCAGGCTATCAATCTCATTGAGATTCAGCCCCGAAAATTCCGAATAGATTGTGTCAATGAGGATGCCACCATTGGGGCGCCCTGCTGCGCGCACGATATCTGCTGCCGCATGCAGGGTTTTCAAGGTAGAAAATGTCGGAAATTCCAGATCGACCGTCAGTCCATAATCATAAGCGATGTCGCATAGAGCACCATATTGATCGACAATGTAGGTGCGTTCCGCTGGCTCGGACAACCAGACAGATGTGATCATCCTGGTCGCTCCCATTTCCGCCGCAAGCGAAATCGCCACTTCATTGGCATACGGATCCATTCCTTCGACAATGCGAATGAGCTCCAGTTCCCCAACTCTGATACCGGTATTCTTCAGCGCTTCCTTGGTTGCTTGCACGAGAGAAACATCGTGAGCTTCGCAGGAAAACTCTCCCGGCACATGCATGGGAATGAAGCGCGGACTGACAGCATCATATCCGCAGCGTGCTGCGATATAGACCAGTTCCGGCGCGGAACATCCAATCAAGGTCAGGTGTGCCAATGAAAATGACGACATTCACGATCACTCTTTCAGGTTCATGAAAGAGTCAGAAAACATCTGCTGACTCTAAAAATATATCAAAATAACAATAATATCTGATATTTTTATAATCAACATATTTTATCTAAAAAATCATAATATCTTCAATCAAGCGCGATAAAACCGGACGACCCTGTAGATCCTTATCCCGGCTCCAACTGGTATTGTTCTTTGAAGTCAGCCTGTTAGACATCTGCCAATTCGCATGACAGATCACACAATCCGATTGAATTGACCGTCGACAAAATTCAGGACACTGGGGGGAAAACTCAAAAACAAAGGCATGGAACCACATGCAGACAACAAAAAGGGCGAAGGGATTTCTCCCCTCGCCCATCGGCAAATTTCAAATTCCAGCTCTATGACTAATTCATGTATGGGATTTATTACAAGCTTACCCAGCTTCCTCCGGTTTCGTGAGATTCAACAGCAGCATCAATGAACCGAACACCCTTGCTTCCATCCTGAACAAGAGGAAGATCCAACCAGGATTGTGGAGGTGTGAGGCCATCGCGTCTTGCAGCCACCGCCATGGCAAACTCCGTATACAGATTGCCCCATGCCTCAATGAGCCCTTCAGGGAAACCCCGTCCTGTTCTGACCAGCCGCTGAACCTTTGGCAGAACGCCATGACCATGACCTCGGGAGATCACCTGATCGGGCCGCCCATAGATATTGACCTTCAGATATTCGGAATGCTCCAGATCCCATTCAACACCACCTTTGCTTCCAAAAATCCGGACCCGCAATCCTCCACGATTTCCGGACGCAATACGAGTGGCCATTAACGTGCCCGGCACATCACCTTCATATCTGGTCATCATGAAAACCGTATCTTCCAACTGCTTGGGCGCACCACAAACATGCATTTCAGACCGTAGATGCGTCATATCCAAGCCAGAAACAAAGCTCGCCAGATGCGCAGCATGGGTACCAATATCACCAGTACAACTGGTCTTGCCCGATTTGGCAGGGTCCAATCGCCATTTCACATGCTCGGCCTTCATCACATCTTCGGGTATCATCCAATCCTGCATGAATTCGACATGAATCTGGCAAACATCGCCAATCTCCCCACTCAGCACAATTTCTCTTGCCTGCCTGACCATGGCAAAAGCCGACATCACGTAGGAAACACCGAAGACCAAACCCGTTTGACTTGTTTCTTGCTCCAACTCCTGTGCCTGGGCGCAATCATTGGTCAAAGGCTTGTCACACAAAACATCAATATCATTTTTCAGGAAAGCCTTCGCAGCATCAAAATGAACATGGTTGGGTGTTGTAATCATCACAGCATCGACACCATCTGGTCTTCGTGACTCCACCCGAGCCATTTCTTCAAACGAGCCATAACACCGATCATTTGGCAGAAACCATTCTGCTCCCCTGGCACGAGCTTTGGAACGGCTTGAAGACAAAGCCCCGGCGGCGATATCCCAATGATTGCTCATTCGGGCTGCCATTGCCTGAGTTGCAGCGATACGCCCCCCTCCGACAATGCCCAACCGCAAGCGCCGGGACAATTGCGGAAAATCATCTTGAAAAGAGAAGTCGACGGGTAGAATTTTGGTCATGGGAAACTCCAAAGATTATTCAAGCCTGAAAATTGACGAACGGCTGAGGCTGTCCAGGGCGTAAACTCACACAGCTTTTTCGGGCAGAATTTCAAAAGCCATAAAAATACCGGGTGTGATTGTTTCAAACTGATGCCAGGGATAATTGCCAAACTCATCATACATCGGCCGGTGGGTTGTCCCCGGGGCCATCAGCTCCTCCATATAGAGTGTGCTGACATCCCTCTCTCGGCATTGCTGCATCTTCCCAAACCCGACAATCTGGGTGTGGACTTCGCGAAAACCCGGCACTTCGCAAAACGGATGGTCTTTGTGCAAACCCACTTTCAATGGTACCGATCCGGCGTGATACATACTCAGCCGTATTTGTCCCAAATCCTCTTTGGGTGACATATAATGAGCAACACCTTTGAGGCGCTCCTCGCCCCGCACGTCATAGGCGGACGGCCACACCTTCCTAACCTTCTCAAACAATTGCTGTTCATCAGGATAATCGGCAAAACGCTCTATGATCACCGCATGATCCAGATCTTCAACAACCACATTTGTGACAACAACTGATTGTAAGGACTGAAGTGTCTGATCCCTGATATGCATCGGTTTTTCAGACAGATTGACCAGAATTGATTTTTCACCGACCTCATAGTCAGTTTCATTCGTAATATAGCGAACGGAGAAAAAAGGGTCGGCAAATGCCAGGACTTTTATTGTCATCAAACAAATCCTTTGAAGGGCCTATTGGCCAGCATCTTCACTGATCGGAAAATTGGCAGGAAGAATATCAGGGCGATCACATGTGCTCTGGAGCATCCAATATTGACCATCATTCTGGGACGCCAGAATTCCATGCATCGCCTCGAAAACATGATGAGCCATAGCACCACTGGCCCGCAAAGGGCGCCTGTCGCGCACAGCATAGGCAAGATCAACCAACCCCAGACCACGTGAATCCTCATTATGGTCATGATGATTGTCTGCGATCTGCCAGTCATCAAGCCCTTCAACACGAGGCTTGTAGGTCCAACGCGATGTTTCTCTGGTGCGGTACCATACCGGACCCTGAAACAGGTTGGCCCCATGCACCGGATCAGGGTCAGGAATACAAATTGTCCCCTTCTCTCCATATATTTCAAGGCGAGGCGTTTCTGAATCCCATACATCGAAACTCATGGTGATCGACCCGATGGCACCTGAGGAAAATTCCAACATCCCTTGAACATGGGTATCCACCTCCACATTCATGATCTCTCCATGACGTGGCTGAGACTCGATCATGCGCTCATCGAAAGTTCGACGTGACAGGCCGCATACCCGGCGAAGAGGGCCGAGCAAAAATACCATGACGGTCAAATAATAGGGTCCCAGATCCAATAAGGGTCCACCGCCAGCGCGGTAGTAGAAATCAGGGTTGGGGTGATGACGCTCGACGCCATGCGTACCCACAAAGGAAGACAAGCCAGTCGGCCTTCCGATCACACCTTCATCAATCAGGCGCCTTACGGTTTGCCAGCGCCCACCAAGAAACGTATCAGGCGCATTGCCGACATACAGCCCTGTTTCCTCGGCAAGTTTGAGGATCTTCCTGCCATCCTCAAGGGTCGTCACAAACGGCTTCTCGGAGTAGACATGTTTACCAGCTGCAAGCGCCTTGAGACTGATCTCTGCATGCACTGCAGGAATTGTCAGATTGAGAATGCAATCAATATCGGGATCATCAATGATCTCATCCGGAGAACAGGCCTTGGAAATACCATATTTGGCCGCCTTTGCTTGCGACTCCTCAATATTGAGGCTGCCACAGGCCACGATTTCCAAAACATCAAATTTCTGGCAGGTTTGAATATAGATGTCACTGATGACACCACATCCAATCAGCCCCACGCGAAGCGTTGACATCATAATTACCTTCGTTACATCCGGGATCACGCCGCCCGGATGTCGTTTCTATTCTTCTGGTTGATATTCAGGTAGGAATTTGGGAGGCATGGGGCCTTTGTTGCGCCCGCCCTGCTGCATCTGCTCCCAGGCGTGGGCCAGAATTCCGACAGAGCGGGAAAGACAAAAAACACCGCGCGCCAAAGGTGGAGGGAACCCCAGTTCACAGAAGATAACCGCTGTGGCTCCATCGATATTCATCGCCAGCGGACGCCCTCCCCTGTCACGCGCCAACTGATCCTGAATGGTTTCGCCAATATCGGCAAATTGCCCGGTGACAAATCCATCTTTGGCTGCACTACGCACCAAAGCCATCAAACGCGGCGCTCTGGGATCGACGGGTTTATGAAACCGATGGCCAAATCCGCTGACAATTTTGCCGCGCTCTTCTCGCCATCTGGCCAACCCCAGATTGACGGCGTCTTCACGTGTCTTGCCATTCTCGATATGCTCAGAGACCCAATAATAGAGCTCTGCACATTGCTCGCCAGCACCACCATGCACATCACCAAGCATATTCAGGGATGTCGCCATGACATTGTTAAGCCCAAGCCCGCAAGTGGCAGCCATTCGTGAAGCAGCTATCGAAGGGGCTTGTGGTCCATGGTCCACCGCCGAAACCAAGGCGGCTTCCAGCAATTTTGCCTGGCCTTCCGACGGCATCTCTCCGATGACCATGAACCAGATCATTTGGGGGAATGACACTGTCCCGATCAGCTCTTCAATAGGTTTGCCTCGAAAAGAAATTCTGCCAGGCGACATATCGATGATCGAGGTTCGCCACCAATGTTCGATGGCTTGTTTATCCTGTCTGTCTTGCATGGCGACAATCACCTTTTTGGTTGCATCTATGATACGGAATTATCAAACACTCGCAGACATGGCTCATATTGTGCAGGATGGCCTGTCAGAATTTCGAAGGACCGCATGGCCTGACCAATTGCCATGCCCACACCGGACATGGTGGCGCAGCCAGCCCTTTGCGCATCTATCAGAAACTGGGTTTGTTGCGGAAAATAGACAATATCTGACGCCCAAATCCTGTCATGCCAATGTCTGGACGGCACAACACTTCCCGGATAGGAAGACATCCCAACCGGTGTTGCATTGATGATCCCGTCATGGTTTTCACAAAGCGCTTCATCCAGATCGCTATATATCCGAACCACAAGATCCGGATGACATTGTCTCAACCTGGTTTTGAGCGAAATCAGATTTTCCGCCTTGCTATCAAAAATATTCAGGGTACGAACGCCCAGATCCACAAGCGCGAAGGCCACTGCCGAACCTGCCCCTCCTGCTCCCACAAGCAGAACGCTCTCCCGCTCAACCTCACCAAACTGAGCCTGAAAAGCACTTTTGAACCCCAGCCCATCACTATTGTGACCAATTCGACGTCCTTCAGAAAATCGAACAATATTGACAGAGCCGATCTGACGAGCTTCTTCAGCCATGTCATCAATATGCTTGATGACCTCG from Cohaesibacter gelatinilyticus includes these protein-coding regions:
- a CDS encoding sugar phosphate isomerase/epimerase family protein produces the protein MSSFSLAHLTLIGCSAPELVYIAARCGYDAVSPRFIPMHVPGEFSCEAHDVSLVQATKEALKNTGIRVGELELIRIVEGMDPYANEVAISLAAEMGATRMITSVWLSEPAERTYIVDQYGALCDIAYDYGLTVDLEFPTFSTLKTLHAAADIVRAAGRPNGGILIDTIYSEFSGLNLNEIDSLPKDWFHFLHIADVPSEIPTSNNGMIEIARGARLYPGEGRIDFSAILKHLPPVTFSIELPNLARVQKLGYEGHARRCLETAKQTLLPAADV
- a CDS encoding Gfo/Idh/MocA family protein, whose product is MTKILPVDFSFQDDFPQLSRRLRLGIVGGGRIAATQAMAARMSNHWDIAAGALSSSRSKARARGAEWFLPNDRCYGSFEEMARVESRRPDGVDAVMITTPNHVHFDAAKAFLKNDIDVLCDKPLTNDCAQAQELEQETSQTGLVFGVSYVMSAFAMVRQAREIVLSGEIGDVCQIHVEFMQDWMIPEDVMKAEHVKWRLDPAKSGKTSCTGDIGTHAAHLASFVSGLDMTHLRSEMHVCGAPKQLEDTVFMMTRYEGDVPGTLMATRIASGNRGGLRVRIFGSKGGVEWDLEHSEYLKVNIYGRPDQVISRGHGHGVLPKVQRLVRTGRGFPEGLIEAWGNLYTEFAMAVAARRDGLTPPQSWLDLPLVQDGSKGVRFIDAAVESHETGGSWVSL
- a CDS encoding Gfo/Idh/MocA family protein; this translates as MMSTLRVGLIGCGVISDIYIQTCQKFDVLEIVACGSLNIEESQAKAAKYGISKACSPDEIIDDPDIDCILNLTIPAVHAEISLKALAAGKHVYSEKPFVTTLEDGRKILKLAEETGLYVGNAPDTFLGGRWQTVRRLIDEGVIGRPTGLSSFVGTHGVERHHPNPDFYYRAGGGPLLDLGPYYLTVMVFLLGPLRRVCGLSRRTFDERMIESQPRHGEIMNVEVDTHVQGMLEFSSGAIGSITMSFDVWDSETPRLEIYGEKGTICIPDPDPVHGANLFQGPVWYRTRETSRWTYKPRVEGLDDWQIADNHHDHNEDSRGLGLVDLAYAVRDRRPLRASGAMAHHVFEAMHGILASQNDGQYWMLQSTCDRPDILPANFPISEDAGQ
- a CDS encoding citryl-CoA lyase, with protein sequence MQDRQDKQAIEHWWRTSIIDMSPGRISFRGKPIEELIGTVSFPQMIWFMVIGEMPSEGQAKLLEAALVSAVDHGPQAPSIAASRMAATCGLGLNNVMATSLNMLGDVHGGAGEQCAELYYWVSEHIENGKTREDAVNLGLARWREERGKIVSGFGHRFHKPVDPRAPRLMALVRSAAKDGFVTGQFADIGETIQDQLARDRGGRPLAMNIDGATAVIFCELGFPPPLARGVFCLSRSVGILAHAWEQMQQGGRNKGPMPPKFLPEYQPEE
- a CDS encoding shikimate dehydrogenase — protein: MSMTSNHSVRQSGHLKAALIGRDIQLSRSPDMHEVMGRAHQLDYRYDLLDLSLISHTRDDLAHCLTNLEEQGYIGVNVTHPFKTEVIKHIDDMAEEARQIGSVNIVRFSEGRRIGHNSDGLGFKSAFQAQFGEVERESVLLVGAGGAGSAVAFALVDLGVRTLNIFDSKAENLISLKTRLRQCHPDLVVRIYSDLDEALCENHDGIINATPVGMSSYPGSVVPSRHWHDRIWASDIVYFPQQTQFLIDAQRAGCATMSGVGMAIGQAMRSFEILTGHPAQYEPCLRVFDNSVS